Within Pseudomonas brassicacearum, the genomic segment CCGTCACCCTTGCTGGGCCAGGAATTTGGTCGGCGCATCCGGGTACTGGCGGGCCAGCATCAGATCGTCAGCTACGGCAAGGCGTGCCTGGTGGGCAGCCAGGGCGAGTACGAACATGGCAATGCATTGTTGACCAACCCGGCGGCGGATCCGATCCGCGTCGCGTTGGGCGGCGGCAAGTCCTGGGTGCCTTCCACGGGCAAGCGTGGCGGGCCTGGCGTCACCATCGATGTGCCGCTGGCCCACAAGGACGCGCTGTATGTCCGTTCGCACTACGACAGCATTTCGTTGTCGTTCGGTGACGGTCCGGCGGCCGACGAATTGATCATCATCTGGGCCTTCGCCACGCGGGGGCGCTTGCATGCGCGTCTGGGTGGCCTTCAGGCTGCCGACGTCAAGGGCAATGACGGCCTGTATTGAGGTGCGCTGATCGTGGGAGGCCAACGAATGTCTGCAAACAGCCAGTTCTTCATCAATCGGTCAGGGATGCGCTTGCATTATCTGTCCTGGGGCAATCCGTCGGGCATTGCAGTGGTGTTGCTGCACGGGCTGCGCTCCTATGCCCAGACCTGGGATGGCCTGGCCAATGCGCTGGGTGAGCGGTACTGCTGCTATGCCCTTGACCAGCGCGGCCGTGGCTACAGTGACTGGGCGGATGCTTCCAGTTACCGGACCGAGGCCTATGTCAACGATCTTGAAGATATGGTGGCGCATCTGGGGCTGCAGCGTTTCGTCCTGGTGGGGCATTCCCTCGGTGGCACCAATGCACTGGAGTATGCGCGGCTCAATCCGGGGCGACTGCAAGCTTTGGTGGTCGAGGACATCGGCCCTGGTTCTTCGGTCAGCGGTGACGGCGCCGAGCGGATTCGGCGCGAGATGAGCCAGACACCGTTGTTGTTTCCTGACTGGGAGAGTGCCGCCCAGTTCTGGCAGCAAGCGCGACCTGGCTTGTCGCCGGAGGGGCTGGCTTCCAGGTTGATGTATTCCATGAAGGAAACGCTGGCTGGAATCGAATGGCGTCACGACCAGCAGGGTATTGCCCAGGCGCGCCTGAGTATTACCCCGACCGACCTGTGGCCGGCGGTACGGGCGCTGGATTGCCCGACGCTGTTCATTCGTGGCGGCCGTTCCGACTTCCTGCCCTTGGCGACCCTTGAGTCGATCAAGCAGGCCAATGAGTGGGTGCGCACCGAGGAAATCGCCGACGCCAGCCATTACGTCCATGATGACCAGAGCGAAATGTTCAACCTTGTCGTCATCGACTATTTGTATGACCAGTGTCTACAACCACAACAACAAAGCGGTGAATAGCGATGAAGCAGGAGAAAACCCAGGTTGTCATCGTGGGCGGCGGCCCGAATGGGATCACAGCCGCTCATTACATGGGGCTGTACGGCATCGACTGCATCGTCCTTGAGTTGGCTGACGGCGTCCTGCCGTATCCGCGCGCGGTGGGCATGGATGACGAAGCACTGCGTGTGTTGCAGGGCATCGGCATCGCCGAACTGGCCGCGCGCGACATGATCTGCAACGTACCCCTGCGGTACTACAATGCGCGAGGCGTCTGTTTTGCCGAGGTCAAGCCGAGCACGGCCCACTATGGCTGGCCGATGCGCAACATCTTCATGCAACAGTTGCTGGAAACGACATTGCGCGAGCAACTGGGCAAGCACGCCAGTGTCGAGTTGCGCCAGGGCCATGAAATGCTCGATCTGGAGCAGGATGCCGAGGGCGTGACGTTGCAGGTACGCGATGCCCAAGGCGAGCTCTATCAACTACAGGCGCAGTACGTGATCGGCGCCGACGGCGGACGTTCCAGCGTGCGCAAGAAACTCGGCATCGAGTTGCTGGGGTTGACCCATCCACGCAAATGGGTGGTGATCGACACGGCCAACGACTCCCTGGATGCACCGTATACGGCCCTGCATGCTGACCCGCAGCGGCCCTTCGTCTGCATCTACCTGCCGTATCAGCAGCGGCGCTGGGAGTTCATGCTCCTGGAGGGCGAAGACGAGGCCCGGATGTGCGAAGAGGCCACGATCCGGGACTTGATCCGTGGGCATATCGGCGATGCGGCCGACCAACTGGAAATCATCCGGATCCGCGCCTACACCCATAACTCTCGGGTCGCGGCACGCTTTGTCCAGGGCCGTGTGGCCTTGGTGGGGGATGCGGCGCATATTTCCCCGCCCTGGGCCGGGCAGGGGCTCAATTCGGGCCTGCGTGATGTCGCCAACGTCTCCTGGAAGCTCGCCGCGATTCTTCAAGGGCGGGCGTCACCGGCGATTCTTGCCAGTTACGACCAGGAACGCCGTGGGCATGCGACCGATCTCATCGCGTTGGCCGACAACATGGGCGCAGTGCTGGGGCTGACCAACCCGTTGATGGCCGGTGTGCGGGACTGGTTGTTCCAGGCCGTCAACAGCGTCGACAACCTTCGCTCGCACTTGCTGGAATTCAAGTTCAAACCCAAGGCGACCATCACCAAAGGCTTGGTGTATCACGAGCGCGCCGAGCTGCATGAGGATGATCTGGTCGGGCAGTTGTTCATCCAACCGACCATCGAAGATGCCCAGGGCCAGCGCCGACGCCTGGACGAGGTGCTGGGACATTCCTATGCGGTGCTGGGGTATCGGGTCAACCCGAGCGAACAGCTCAGCGAGCAAACCGCCGCCTGGTGGGCGCGCTGGGAAACGCGCTTCATCCAGATCAATCGCTCGCGCAGTGGCGTGGGGCGTAACCAACCCTTGTCCGCCAGCGACGCCATTTGCGTCGAGGACGTCGATAACCGCCTGGGCGAATGGTTTGCCAAGGTGCGTGACTGCGTCGTGGTGGTGCGGCCGGATCGGTTCGTTGCCGCGATCACCACACCTGAGCGGCTCGAAGGCGTGTTGCGCAAACTGGCGGAGCAACTCTCATGAGACGCGAAGATGATTTCCTGGTCCGGCTTCACGAGGCCGAGCAGGCTGTACATGCCTTGCCTTCGTTGGAGCCACAAGCTGTTGCCCTGCAGGAGGGCTACACCTTGCAGCGCGAGGCATTGCGCCGGCGCCAGGCCGCTGGTGAGCGGTTGACCGGGTGGAAAGTGGCTTTCGCCGGCCGTGCCGCCCAGGACCGTTTCGGTATTGATGAACCGGTGCTGGGCGCACTGACCGATGCCATGGTGGTAGAGCCCGCCAGCACGGTGCCCCTGGCGCGGCTGATCCAGCCAAAGCTGGAAATCGAGCTGGCGTTTGTCCTGGGGCGCACATTGGTGCCGGGTTTCTACAGCGACGAGGA encodes:
- a CDS encoding amino acid synthesis family protein; amino-acid sequence: MKSANFASYHIRKWYSFVEETLANETGQLADGEPLFKYAIGAVIANPYAGRFSESLAELIEPSPLLGQEFGRRIRVLAGQHQIVSYGKACLVGSQGEYEHGNALLTNPAADPIRVALGGGKSWVPSTGKRGGPGVTIDVPLAHKDALYVRSHYDSISLSFGDGPAADELIIIWAFATRGRLHARLGGLQAADVKGNDGLY
- a CDS encoding bifunctional 3-(3-hydroxy-phenyl)propionate/3-hydroxycinnamic acid hydroxylase; translated protein: MKQEKTQVVIVGGGPNGITAAHYMGLYGIDCIVLELADGVLPYPRAVGMDDEALRVLQGIGIAELAARDMICNVPLRYYNARGVCFAEVKPSTAHYGWPMRNIFMQQLLETTLREQLGKHASVELRQGHEMLDLEQDAEGVTLQVRDAQGELYQLQAQYVIGADGGRSSVRKKLGIELLGLTHPRKWVVIDTANDSLDAPYTALHADPQRPFVCIYLPYQQRRWEFMLLEGEDEARMCEEATIRDLIRGHIGDAADQLEIIRIRAYTHNSRVAARFVQGRVALVGDAAHISPPWAGQGLNSGLRDVANVSWKLAAILQGRASPAILASYDQERRGHATDLIALADNMGAVLGLTNPLMAGVRDWLFQAVNSVDNLRSHLLEFKFKPKATITKGLVYHERAELHEDDLVGQLFIQPTIEDAQGQRRRLDEVLGHSYAVLGYRVNPSEQLSEQTAAWWARWETRFIQINRSRSGVGRNQPLSASDAICVEDVDNRLGEWFAKVRDCVVVVRPDRFVAAITTPERLEGVLRKLAEQLS
- a CDS encoding alpha/beta fold hydrolase, which encodes MSANSQFFINRSGMRLHYLSWGNPSGIAVVLLHGLRSYAQTWDGLANALGERYCCYALDQRGRGYSDWADASSYRTEAYVNDLEDMVAHLGLQRFVLVGHSLGGTNALEYARLNPGRLQALVVEDIGPGSSVSGDGAERIRREMSQTPLLFPDWESAAQFWQQARPGLSPEGLASRLMYSMKETLAGIEWRHDQQGIAQARLSITPTDLWPAVRALDCPTLFIRGGRSDFLPLATLESIKQANEWVRTEEIADASHYVHDDQSEMFNLVVIDYLYDQCLQPQQQSGE